A region from the Lysobacter antibioticus genome encodes:
- a CDS encoding DUF3011 domain-containing protein, translating into MSARILSGLSLMVGLGMAAGAAQAAPQYDDYGYNNVIRCESTDNRERRCDADTRGGVQLSRQLSKSSCSQGRSWGYDRSGIWVREGCRAEFTLGRGGGGWNGGGGGWNGGGGSGEVVRCDSNDNRPRTCRIDGNRARLQRQISSSPCIEGRSWGSRPGEVWVSDGCRAEFVASRGGGGGGGGWNGGGGGGWGGGQEVSCESRNNRQNRCNMSIRRDARLIKQNSGSPCIEGQTWGWDRNGVWVAGGCRGVFRVN; encoded by the coding sequence ATGTCCGCACGCATTCTTTCCGGTTTGAGCTTGATGGTCGGCCTCGGCATGGCCGCCGGCGCCGCACAAGCCGCGCCGCAATACGACGATTACGGTTACAACAACGTGATCCGTTGCGAATCCACCGACAACCGCGAGCGTCGTTGCGACGCCGATACGCGCGGCGGCGTGCAGCTCAGCCGGCAGTTGTCCAAGTCTTCGTGCAGCCAGGGACGCAGCTGGGGTTACGACCGCTCGGGCATCTGGGTCCGCGAAGGTTGCCGCGCCGAGTTCACCCTCGGCCGTGGCGGCGGCGGTTGGAACGGCGGCGGTGGTGGCTGGAACGGCGGTGGCGGCAGCGGCGAAGTCGTGCGCTGCGATTCCAACGACAACCGCCCGCGCACCTGCCGCATCGACGGCAATCGCGCACGTCTGCAACGGCAGATTTCGAGCTCGCCGTGCATCGAGGGCCGCAGTTGGGGTTCGCGCCCCGGTGAGGTCTGGGTAAGCGACGGTTGCCGCGCCGAATTCGTCGCTTCGCGCGGCGGTGGCGGCGGTGGTGGCGGCTGGAACGGAGGCGGCGGTGGCGGTTGGGGCGGCGGCCAGGAAGTCAGCTGCGAGTCGCGCAACAATCGCCAGAACCGCTGCAACATGTCGATTCGCCGCGATGCGCGCCTGATCAAGCAGAACTCCGGTTCGCCTTGCATCGAAGGCCAGACCTGGGGCTGGGACCGCAACGGCGTGTGGGTCGCCGGCGGCTGCCGCGGCGTGTTCCGGGTCAACTGA